The following are encoded together in the Salvia hispanica cultivar TCC Black 2014 chromosome 6, UniMelb_Shisp_WGS_1.0, whole genome shotgun sequence genome:
- the LOC125195119 gene encoding uncharacterized protein LOC125195119: MKPRRNAWHKFSGSRQRRAVARVPRPIRRQTYVPCEHGVAHERLFADYFAENPRWGPNVFHRRFRMSRDLLLRIVQTLEGRDEYFQYREDDIGRPGLTPLQKCTVAIRQLAYDTTADMFDEYLHAGDTTGRECLKKFCKIVVEAFGDTYLRRPTADDCQRLMRMHETVHGFPGMLGSIDCMHWQWKNCPTAWRGQFTSGYKGSHPMMILEAVADHRPRI; encoded by the coding sequence ATGAAGCCGCGGCGGAATGCTTGGCACAAATTCAGCGGTAGCAGGCAGCGGCGGGCGGTGGCGCGGGTCCCTCGGCCGATACGACGTCAGACGTATGTCCCGTGCGAGCATGGCGTAGCTCACGAACGTCTGTTCGCAGATTATTTTGCCGAGAATCCCCGGTGGGGCCCGAATGTTTTTCACCGCCGTTTTAGAATGAGCCGAGATCTTTTGCTCCGCATTGTGCAGACGTTGGAGGGACGTGATGAATACTTCCAGTATCGGGAAGACGACATCGGTAGACCCGGACTTACGCCGTTGCagaagtgcacggttgcgatccggcagttggcctacgacACCACAgcggatatgttcgacgagtaccttcacGCCGGGGATACAACTGGCCGCGAATGTCTTAAGAAATTTTGTAAGATAGTTGTGGAGGCTTTTGGCGACACATATTTGCGACGCCCGACTGCTGATGATTGCCAGAGGCTGATGAGGATGCACGAGACGGTGCACGGCTTCCCTGGGATGCTAGGGAGCATCGACTGTATGCACtggcagtggaagaactgtccgacggcgtggagaggccaatttacAAGCGGCTACAAGGGCAGCCACCCTATGATGATTCTGGAAGCCGTCGCCGACCACCGCCCTCGGATCTGA
- the LOC125196890 gene encoding mitogen-activated protein kinase kinase kinase 5-like → MHWWQLPFSSSTIAKLRQNDVDSDSSSQPLPLPELLPPEPKAVPSAVPLPSPPRCRSLSRNEERDHHLKRSSVEHPEFRLSRKSAVKQESRRSSAPTSPVCSPSPYCHRIPPAIFRARSEPRNPHSNGNTGLSCSYQMPFDKISGSSVEVPPLITRSHSHVESAAEAGLTEASKISLEWRESFCHANVHTLPLPPGTPLSSTSHLSGAKQPSPIRSQWQKGKLIGRGTFGSVYVGSNRETGALCAMKEVEILPEDVKSQESIRQLQQEIKVLSKLKHPNIVQYYGSEIVGDKFYIYLEYVHPGSINKFIHDHSAAITESVVRNFTRHILCGLAYLHSTKTIHRDIKGANLLVDAHGVVKLADFGMAKHLNGEAVNLSLKGSPYWLAPELLQCVVPSADLGLAIDIWSLGCTIIQMINGKPPWSDYEGAAALFKVLKESPPIPEMLSAEGKDFLQCCFRRNPADRPAASKLLEHPFVDCSRISSTHLN, encoded by the exons ATGCATTGGTGGCAGCTGCCATTTTCGTCTTCCACCATCGCCAAATTGCGGCAAAACGACGTCGATTCCGATAGCTCTTCTCAGCCGCTGCCCCTGCCTGAACTGCTTCCGCCTGAGCCTAAAGCCGTCCCCTCCGCCGTGCCCCTTCCGTCGCCGCCCCGGTGCCGGAGCCTCAGCCGCAATGAGGAGAGAGATCACCACCTAAAAAG ATCAAGTGTAGAACACCCTGAATTTCGGCTATCGAGAAAGTCAGCTGTTAAACAAGAGAGCCGTCGCAGTAGTGCTCCAACTAGTCCTGTATGCAGTCCCTCACCATACTGTCACAGGATACCCCCGGCTATTTTCCGTGCTCGGTCCGAGCCAAGGAATCCCCATTCCAATGGAAATACAGGGCTAAGTTGTAGTTATCAAATGCCTTTTGATAAAATATCTGGTTCAAGTGTTGAGGTCCCTCCTCTTATAACTCGTTCCCACTCCCATGTCGAAAGTGCAGCCGAGGCCGGATTAACAGAAGCTTCCAAGATATCGTTGGAGTGGAGGGAAAGTTTTTGTCATGCCAATGTACATACTCTGCCTCTCCCTCCAGGCACTCCACTATCCTCAACATCTCATCTTTCAGGAGCTAAACAGCCCTCTCCTATTAGATCTCAATGGCAGAAAGGGAAGCTCATTGGGAGGGGTACATTTGGAAGTGTGTATGTTGGTTCCAACAG GGAGACTGGAGCTTTATGTGCAATGAAggaggttgagattttaccagAGGATGTCAAATCTCAAGAAAGCATCAGGCAGCTACAGCAG GAAATTAAGGTTCTGAGCAAGCTAAAGCATCCAAACATTGTGCAGTATTATGGCAGTGAAATT GTTGGAGACAAGTTTTATATATACCTGGAATATGTTCATCCTGGCTCAATCAATAAATTCATCCATGACCATAGTGCAGCTATTACGGAATCTGTAGTTCGCAATTTCACACGTCATATTCTATGTGGGTTGGCTTATTTGCATAGCACAAAAACCATACACAG GGACATCAAGGGTGCAAATTTACTTGTAGATGCACATGGTGTTGTCAAGCTTGCTGACTTTGGGATGGCTAAACAT CTAAATGGGGAAGCGGTAAATCTATCGTTGAAGGGTAGTCCATATTGGCTGGCTCCAGAG CTTTTGCAGTGTGTGGTGCCGAGTGCTGATCTTGGTTTAGCAATAGATATATGGAGTTTGGGATGTACCATAATTCAAATGATCAACGGAAAGCCCCCATGGAGCGACTACGAAGGG GCTGCAGCATTGTTCAAGGTTTTGAAGGAGAGTCCACCCATACCTGAAATGCTGTCGGCAGAGGGCAAAGATTTCCTGCAGTGCTGCTTCCGCCGAAATCCTGCTGATAGACCTGCGGCTAGCAAGTTACTAGAACATCCATTTGTGGATTGTAGCCGCATCAGTTCCACTCACTTAAACTGA
- the LOC125192777 gene encoding 50S ribosomal protein L25, which produces MSKCWRAAAGLLRNANQTPPHRSYHTIQAVPRELSGHRISARERAQGRIPAVVFSQKYVQKNPSDPTSFVASTSVSQKLLLTTERKQIKSILKDIELPFFCSTAFPLQIRAGSGSSTILQNGKVLPIKIHRDCEGNILNLVFAWAEDGSELKVEVPIVYTGEDACPGVKKGGTLVKIRKSLKYMCPSEHIPQKIEVDVSNLDIEDRVSIHDPVVHPSLKLLSKNELIPICKVKATYIDIENTEEA; this is translated from the exons ATGTCCAAGTGTTGGCGCGCCGCCGCTGGCCTTCTCAGAAACGCCAATCAGACACCGCCACACCGCTCTTATCACACGATCCAAGCCGTTCCTAGAGAGCTCTCTGGCCACCGGATCTCCGCCCGCGAACGTGCTCAGGGACGCATCCCCGCCGTCGTTTTCTCCCAAAAATACGTCCAGAAGAACCCTAGCGACCCCACCTCCTTCGTCGCCTCCACCTCTGTCTCCCAGAAACTGCTCCTAACCACCGAGCGCAAGCAGATTAAGTCCATTCTCAAGGACATTGAGCTGCCCTTCTTCTGCTCCACCGCTTTCCCTCTCCAGATCCGCGCCGGTTCAGGTTCTTCCACCATACTTCAGAATGGAAAGGTTCTTCCCATTAAG ATACATAGGGATTGTGAGGGGAACATACTGAATTTGGTGTTTGCATGGGCGGAGGATGGTTCGGAGCTTAAGGTGGAGGTTCCAATTGTTTATACAGGAGAGGATGCTTGTCCTGGTGTCAAGAAAG GTGGTACTTTAGTTAAGATAAGGAAATCCTTGAAGTACATGTGCCCATCCGAACACATTCctcaaaaaattgaagttgaTGTGAGTAATCTGGACATCGAGGACAGAGTGTCCATACATGACCCGGTGGTTCATCCTAGCCTGAAGCTgctgagtaagaatgagttgaTACCTATTTGTAAGGTCAAGGCAACATACATAGACATAGAAAACACAGAAGAGGCATAA
- the LOC125192775 gene encoding pentatricopeptide repeat-containing protein At5g66631, with the protein MYSTSIYTASACCKNFTLQACYFSWGARNMSKMSLYLQRAKLIDSIRLCLRSNAPDSSLVTLLRSPTLDSFVVTNALRSAPSPLSALHLIKNLKKIETFSHTQETLHALAKILAKSGQTRKLGALIDAINTGKFTNVAYASFMDRMRWYAAAGDLTEVSGVWHEWRRTLDKHPCTESYNVVMKLCVEKGMDAEAVKVFCRMVEEGALPNCRTYTVIIQHLVKFEKLDSALKLFKMLPLMRIRRTLMQYSMLVEAFTSANKLEVVKILLNEMRADGILPGRAMLMSLEVMKEAGYGEEADELIKEMMPDERIKSICYSLVSNEDDVDDEDEGASGLCGVEKDEVQLKPWLDPAALASALKHWEDEEVAVLEAANIMWTSRLVCKLIRNFKSPETAWEFFCWVARQPGFVHDIYTVSRMIAKLARHGCVQLVEQLLFKIKREGMLLSFSTIRLIIDSYGFSRRGDAALEIFQNVRTICGPLSQNSQLILYSSLLRTLAKCQMNGEAFEILEEMMLRGVCPDVQTFSGLMHHYALQGDIKTVQRIFAMVRQCDLEPDAYMYKILICAYCKCERASLALKIFEDMRNSQLMPDAATKQTLVKSLWKEGKIREAARVEEMTEEAVDNLPLALPGHLYTVSNADLIMVYRLYSGCFTDCPGKEIRETESVVSA; encoded by the coding sequence ATGTATTCCACCTCAATATACACTGCATCAGCCTGCTGCAAGAATTTCACTCTACAAGCATGCTATTTTTCGTGGGGCGCCAGAAACATGAGCAAAATGTCTCTGTATCTCCAAAGGGCAAAACTCATTGATTCGATAAGACTCTGTCTCCGTTCCAATGCTCCGGATTCGTCTCTCGTTACTTTATTGAGGAGTCCTACTCTGGACTCGTTTGTCGTCACCAATGCTCTCCGGTCGGCTCCCTCGCCTCTTTCCGCTCTGCATTTGATCAAAAATCTTAAAAAGATCGAAACTTTTTCTCATACGCAAGAGACCCTCCACGCATTGGCCAAGATTCTTGCTAAATCTGGACAGACGAGGAAACTCGGAGCGTTGATTGACGCCATAAATACTGGAAAATTTACAAATGTGGCCTATGCAAGTTTCATGGATAGAATGCGGTGGTACGCTGCTGCAGGTGATCTGACTGAGGTCAGTGGCGTCTGGCATGAGTGGCGAAGAACATTGGACAAGCATCCTTGCACCGAGTCCTACAACGTTGTGATGAAGCTCTGTGTGGAGAAGGGCATGGATGCAGAGGCTGTCAAGGTGTTTTGTAGGATGGTTGAGGAAGGCGCCCTTCCGAACTGCAGAACGTATACAGTGATCATTCAGCACCTCGTTAAGTTTGAGAAACTAGATTCAGCCTTGAAACTCTTTAAAATGCTGCCTCTTATGAGAATTAGGCGTACGTTGATGCAGTATTCTATGTTGGTGGAAGCTTTTACTAGTGCTAACAAGTTGGAAGTTGTGAAAATCTTGCTCAATGAGATGCGAGCTGATGGGATATTGCCTGGTCGAGCAATGCTGATGTCGCTAGAGGTGATGAAAGAGGCTGGCTATGGCGAAGAGGCTGATGAACTGATTAAGGAAATGATGCCTGATGAGAGGATAAAAAGCATATGCTATTCCTTAGTCAGCAACGAGGATGATGTTGATGACGAGGATGAGGGAGCTTCTGGTCTTTGTGGTGTCGAAAAGGATGAAGTACAGTTGAAACCATGGTTGGATCCAGCTGCTTTGGCGAGTGCATTGAAACATTGGGAAGATGAAGAAGTGGCTGTGCTAGAAGCTGCAAACATTATGTGGACAAGCCGCCTGGTTTGCAAATTAATTAGGAACTTCAAATCACCTGAAACAGCATGGGAGTTCTTCTGCTGGGTGGCTCGTCAGCCTGGATTCGTTCATGATATTTACACAGTGTCGAGGATGATTGCCAAGTTGGCTCGCCATGGATGCGTGCAGCTGGTTGAACAGCTGCTGTTTAAGATAAAGCGAGAAGGCATGCTATTGTCGTTCAGCACCATTAGGTTGATTATTGACTCTTATGGATTCTCGAGGAGGGGTGATGCAGCTTTAGAGATTTTCCAAAATGTCAGAACAATTTGTGGTCCATTGTCACAAAATAGTCAGCTTATTCTGTATTCGTcgctcttgaggacattagcAAAGTGCCAGATGAATGGTGAAGCCTTTGAAATACTTGAGGAGATGATGCTGCGCGGGGTTTGCCCGGATGTGCAGACATTTTCTGGGTTGATGCATCATTATGCGCTTCAAGGAGATATCAAGACTGTGCAGAGAATCTTTGCCATGGTGAGACAGTGTGATTTGGAGCCGGATGCTTACATGTACAAGATTCTCATCTGTGCTTATTGCAAGTGTGAAAGAGCTTCTCTTGCCCTGAAGATTTTTGAGGATATGAGGAACTCGCAATTGATGCCTGATGCTGCTACTAAACAAACACTTGTGAAGAGTTTGTGGAAGGAGGGTAAGATCCGAGAGGCAGCTCGAGTGGAAGAGATGACTGAGGAAGCCGTGGACAACTTGCCACTTGCTTTGCCAGGACACTTGTACACTGTCAGCAATGCAGATCTTATAATGGTGTACAGATTATACTCCGGTTGTTTTACAGATTGTCCCGGAAAAGAAATTCGTGAGACAGAATCAGTTGTGTCAGCATGA
- the LOC125195120 gene encoding serine/threonine receptor-like kinase NFP translates to MAASFDIILIIFSLFLIFLISPAASEFVNNTATTDFRSSADSPSSCEAYVTYRVKSPYADLGSISDLFGKSRAEIATATNLTSEDAPLIPNQLLLVPITCTSNGTHYFSNATYQIKKDDNLYAVQVKVFQNMTDYHVVEDMNPVLDPLNLTIGEEVIFPLFCKCPGESYKEKGIQFLTTYVWQPDDNTELVSAMFQTTASDIEMANNYRNFTAAVCLPVLIPEKTPILVQLFPSSASRGKSKLQSILIASSSALALIFLSGFVVFFFLSRKKKKLLDRNGSSLDASDLFAMYKASKDKKLEVKTIQDKLLPGVSGYLGMPIVYDINVILKETMNLSERYRIGGSVYKATINDQVLAVKKTRDATEEVQILQRVNHANLVKLMGVSSDNDGNFFIAYEYVENGSLDNWLSRKVSASSSTVKSLVWSQRLVIALDVANGLHYMHEHTQPSIVHKDIRTSNILLDSNFRAKIANFSAARPATSSAMLNIDVFSFGVVLLELLSGKKVMETKDDGEVVMLWKEVNGILDIEDQRKERLRIWMDPNLESSYPIEDALSLTTLARACTSENSLERPTMGEVVFNLSVLSQSSPHMSEKSWVSKFETEEVSPVVTPVEAR, encoded by the coding sequence ATGGCAGCCtcttttgatataattttgataatattttcaCTGTTTCTGATCTTTCTGATTTCCCCTGCTGCTTCTGAATTTGTTAATAATACTGCTACTACTGACTTCAGATCATCTGCAGACTCGCCGTCATCGTGTGAGGCTTATGTTACATATCGTGTTAAGTCACCTTATGCTGACCTTGGAAGTATATCTGATCTGTTTGGAAAAAGCAGAGCAGAGATAGCAACAGCCACTAATCTAACATCGGAGGATGCTCCACTAATTCCGAATCAGCTGTTGTTGGTGCCAATCACCTGTACCTCAAACGGGACACACTATTTCTCCAATGCTACATATCAGATAAAGAAGGATGACAACTTATACGCAGTTCAAGTGAAGGTTTTCCAGAATATGACCGACTATCATGTGGTTGAAGACATGAACCCAGTGTTGGATCCTCTCAATTTGACGATAGGGGAGGAAGTCATCTTTCCGTTGTTCTGCAAGTGCCCCGGAGAGTCGTACAAAGAAAAGGGAATTCAGTTCCTCACTACTTACGTATGGCAGCCGGATGACAACACAGAGCTTGTGAGTGCTATGTTCCAGACGACGGCTTCAGATATTGAGATGGCGAACAACTACAGGAATTTCACTGCTGCAGTTTGTCTTCCTGTGTTGATTCCAGAGAAGACACCGATTCTTGTGCAGCTTTTTCCATCTTCAGCTTCGCGTGGTAAATCAAAACTCCAATCGATTCTAATAGCTAGTTCGAGTGCTCTggctttgatttttttgtcaGGGTTTGTGGTGTTCTTCTTTCTCTCGCGCAAGAAAAAGAAGTTGTTGGACCGAAATGGTTCTTCTCTGGATGCATCGGATCTTTTTGCAATGTATAAAGCCTCCAAAGACAAGAAATTAGAGGTGAAGACGATACAGGACAAGCTGCTTCCGGGAGTATCGGGCTATCTTGGCATGCCGATAGTATATGATATAAATGTTATTCTGAAGGAAACTATGAACCTGAGTGAACGGTACAGAATTGGAGGGTCGGTCTACAAGGCTACAATCAACGACCAGGTTCTTGCTGTGAAGAAAACACGTGATGCAACGGAGGAAGTCCAAATATTACAGAGAGTGAATCATGCAAATTTGGTGAAGTTGATGGGAGTCTCCTCTGATAATGATGGTAACTTCTTCATAGCCTATGAATACGTCGAGAACGGATCATTGGACAATTGGCTCTCCCGGAAGGTTTCAGCTTCTTCTTCCACAGTTAAATCCCTCGTTTGGAGTCAACGGCTCGTTATAGCTCTAGATGTTGCCAACGGTCTTCACTACATGCATGAGCATACTCAACCAAGCATTGTTCACAAGGATATCAGGACGAGCAACATACTCCTCGATTCCAACTTTAGAGCAAAGATAGCAAATTTTTCTGCAGCCAGACCAGCTACTTCATCAGCCATGTTAAACATTGATGTGTTCTCTTTTGGAGTCGTGCTCCTGGAGTTGCTCTCAGGAAAGAAAGTCATGGAAACGAAGGATGATGGTGAAGTTGTGATGCTGTGGAAAGAGGTAAATGGAATTTTGGATATTGAAGATCAAAGGAAAGAGAGGCTAAGGATATGGATGGATCCGAATTTGGAAAGCTCCTACCCCATTGAAGACGCTCTAAGCTTGACAACTTTGGCTAGAGCTTGTACGTCGGAGAATTCTTTGGAAAGACCAACAATGGGGGAGGTCGTCTTCAACCTCAGTGTACTCAGTCAATCATCTCCTCACATGAGTGAAAAATCTTGGGTTTCCAAGTTCGAAACTGAGGAAGTCTCCCCTGTTGTCACTCCAGTTGAAGCTCGTTGA